The Gammaproteobacteria bacterium DNA segment GAATTATTGGATTCCACCTTTTGATGAAAAGTCTAAGTTTGCTAACCCATTGGATGTCAGTGTTATTGTTCAACGCCAAGAAATTATCCAAAGCGACAATGGGCTTGGTATTGTTCAAGTTATTGCCCGCATGCCAACCAGCACTAATCAGACTCAAGAAATTTCAGGTGTTTCTACCGGCGGCACTTAACATTCAGTGCAGAGTTACATCTCATTTTAAATAGTTAATAGAATTAAAATGGGAAGTGATCCTTTAATGTTTCTGGGATGCAAAAATAGCTAAGGTAGTATATATTTTCAGATCATCACGTAAAAACAAGGATGATTTACCAGTGAGGCAAGATGGCTGACGAGGAAATAGAAGTTGTCGAAATTCGTGATGAATTTTATCGCGATTCATTCGGTAAAGTTTTATTAATCATCCTCAGCATGATTATTGCCCTGGGACTTTTAATTGGCATTTCGCTTTACTTATACCTTAATCAACCTCCACCCAAAACTTTTATGGTTGAAAAAGAATGGCGTGTACAACCTGCGGTTCCATTAAGCCAACCCTACTTGACTACTCCCGATCTCTTGCAGTGGGTTAGTGACGTTTTACCAAAATCTTTTATGTTTGATTTTATGAATTACAATGATCAATTAAAAGACATTACCTCGTATTTTACGGCGGAAGGTTGGAAGGTATTTCAGAATCAATTGAACATCTATGCGAACTATAATAAGGTGCAATCTTACAAGATTTTTGTCAGCGCCGTTCCTGCAGGCGCACCTTTCCTATTCAATCAAGGGCTGGTTTCAGAAACAGGTATTTATGGGTGGTGGGTCCAAATGCCCCTTACCATAAACTATGCAGGTTATAGCGGAACAAATTCACAAACGCTGACATTACAAGTGCTCGTGGTCAGAGTTTCGACCCTTAATAACTTAACCGGTGTGGCCATTAGTAATGTTTTAGTGGTCAAAAGTGCGGGAAGTCAGTTAGGCAGTAATGGATAAAACATGGCTAATTTATTACGAATGGCGACTTGTTTTGGCTTGATGATGTTAGGAGTCGTTCATTCCTCTGTAGCGCAGCAAAGTAGTGATTTGCCTCCGGCATCTCCTGAACCTGCTTACGCAGCCTCGCAAATATCGCCATCGCCATCCGCGGGACCACCGCCTGCATCCCCACCACCACCTAACGTGACGGCGACAACTTCTTCGTCTTCCACACAATCCATACCAGCGCCACCCAGTAATATTCCGGCGCCCGTCTCGCAAGTTGAAAACACTAGCCGAATTGGTGGACCCACGCCACCTCCTGCTTCGCTCAGCCCCCCACCTATCACTTTTTCTCCGCCGAGCGCGCCACCCACGGTGGGCGATTTTAATGCGTGGCTACAAACTAATAATTCAACTCCGAAATCCATGCCACCTACGAAACAACCGCCACCACCGCGAATTGTTTATCAAGGGCATAAACCGCTTACCTATGAAGAGAGCCAGCAAGTCATGCTAGAATCCGCACCACCTTCGCGTATTCCAATGACGCCAGATTCTGCTATCGCATTTAATATGATGCTACAGCAAAATATGCCCCTTTCTCCTCAGCAAATTGTGCAACTGCGCCAACAAATTGATATGTCTCAACGTGCCGCCGCCGTCGCACCTGTCGTCCCGCCTAAACCTGTCTCTTCTACTTTGATGATTAACTTAGCACCAGGCACGACCCCCCCCGCCGTACGTTTAGCGCAGGGTTATGTCAGTTCATTAGTTTTTGTGGATTCAACGGGATCACCATGGCCTATTGCTGCGTTTGATATTGGCAATCCGAAAGCGGTTACGATTCAGTGGGACGGTAAAAGTAACATCTTGCTCTTGCAATCAATCTTGCCTTATACCGATGGTGACATTGTTATCCGATTAGTAGGCTTACCCACGCCTGTCACTTTAGAACTTGTCTCTGGACAACGGGTCGTAGATTATCGCGTCGATGTCCATGTGCCCGGGATCGGTCCGAATACGAAAGATTTGCCGATCGGCAGTACACTGCCCGACTCTGCGAATCAATTACTCTTAGGAATTTTAGATGGCATTCCACCTCCCGGAAGTAAAACAATGCGTGTAATCGGTGCGGATGCACAGGCGTTTTCGATGGGCGAAAAAATGTATCTTCGTACGCGCTTAACCCTGCTTTCACCAGGATGGATCGGCACCATGGTTAGTCCTGATGGCATGCATGCTTATGAGCTTCCTAAAACCTCCTCTATATTAGTTTCCAAATATGGAGAGCCTGCTGAACTTCGAATTGAGGGTTGGTAATGGCGATTGATTTATCTCGTTTCAATTTTTTAAAACGCTTAGATGCTCGCGCCCGAATCTTTTTTATATTTGCAGCCGTGGTTGCCTTTATTTTAATCGTCTACTTTCTTAGCCGCTTTCTTTTTGGCGGCTCAGAAACCACCGGTCCTACGCGTATTGCTAATGCACCACAAGGGTTGCAGTCGGTACCAGCGGGACAGCTGACGCCTGAATATCAACGTGCTTTAGTACAAGCGAATGCGCAAGCTGCGCAACAGGCGCAGATGACGGGCGGGAGTGCGATCCCTACCGTTATCAACATCGGCCAGCAACCCAATACTGCCGGTTGCATTATTTGTTCCGATGATTCTGCCAATGTAAAACTGCTCATGGATGATTGGGTCAAGCAAGGTCGCCTTGCGCCTGAGCTTGCATCAACGTTGCAACAACTTGCAGATCGAAATGCATCTGTTGATGAGTTTGCTGCCGCCCTGAACGAACTTGTCAGGCAAGGTAAGTTAACCCCCGAGCAAGCCCGTGCTTTACTGGA contains these protein-coding regions:
- a CDS encoding DotI/IcmL/TraM family protein, which encodes MADEEIEVVEIRDEFYRDSFGKVLLIILSMIIALGLLIGISLYLYLNQPPPKTFMVEKEWRVQPAVPLSQPYLTTPDLLQWVSDVLPKSFMFDFMNYNDQLKDITSYFTAEGWKVFQNQLNIYANYNKVQSYKIFVSAVPAGAPFLFNQGLVSETGIYGWWVQMPLTINYAGYSGTNSQTLTLQVLVVRVSTLNNLTGVAISNVLVVKSAGSQLGSNG
- a CDS encoding type IV secretion protein IcmK, yielding MANLLRMATCFGLMMLGVVHSSVAQQSSDLPPASPEPAYAASQISPSPSAGPPPASPPPPNVTATTSSSSTQSIPAPPSNIPAPVSQVENTSRIGGPTPPPASLSPPPITFSPPSAPPTVGDFNAWLQTNNSTPKSMPPTKQPPPPRIVYQGHKPLTYEESQQVMLESAPPSRIPMTPDSAIAFNMMLQQNMPLSPQQIVQLRQQIDMSQRAAAVAPVVPPKPVSSTLMINLAPGTTPPAVRLAQGYVSSLVFVDSTGSPWPIAAFDIGNPKAVTIQWDGKSNILLLQSILPYTDGDIVIRLVGLPTPVTLELVSGQRVVDYRVDVHVPGIGPNTKDLPIGSTLPDSANQLLLGILDGIPPPGSKTMRVIGADAQAFSMGEKMYLRTRLTLLSPGWIGTMVSPDGMHAYELPKTSSILVSKYGEPAELRIEGW